The Phycisphaeraceae bacterium genome has a window encoding:
- the gyrA gene encoding DNA gyrase subunit A, whose translation MADQTNDYSNPDDPSSGTPGGSGGGGFIGHVVDREIERELHDSYLTYAMSTIMDRALPDVRDGLKPSQRRILVAMNDLNLGPGRKHIKCAKICGDTSGNYHPHGEGVIYPTLVNMAQEWKMRHPLIDPQGNFGSIGGDPPAHMRYTEARMTAAAVELLQDLNLDTVDFQPNYDERLQEPLVLPARFPNLLVNGSSGIAVGMASSIPPHNLGEICDAIVAVIDRPDISLLDLLSIVPGPDFPTGGVIMGRRGIMEAYSHGRGRITVRGRVHVESNGGREQIVIDEIPYQVVQGTLMEKATEVVKEGRIADVSNIRDESGRKHRTRIVVELKRGASPEVVEKQLYEHTPLQSTFSIINIAIVDHQPRTLSLRQMLDEYIRHRAEVITRRTRHLLQQAKKRAHVLEGLIYAVCDIDEVIAIIRSSQTREEAIDKLAARRFRIASDHAYAPKIPVRLIEAAARGEGALLTRVQAEAIGALRLIQLVGLEIDKLTGEYANLLEEIDGYERILADERLVRNIIRQDAIDLKAKYATPRQTHIEDADVEDFDVGDLITPHEVVVTISHEGYVKRLPTDTYREQGRGGRGVKASDARDGDFIEHLFVSSTHDDLLCFTTTGRVFRMKVYQIPEGSRTSRGRAIINLLDLRPEEKVCAFLPIRDFEKREDFLFFATAMGRVKRTALADYRNVNRSGIIALNLNEGDHLVDVIHTSGSDHVLLATAQGMAIRFDENDVRVMGRAAAGVWGIDLAEGDTVVGLVPAIDGTDLLTVTENGYGKRTAMTEYLVQSEDGSTRPQSRGGKGRIDIRANERNGRVVSIRCVREGDSIMVISEGGMMVRIPASDVSRIGRNTQGVRVVNLKEGDRVVATARVAESDSEAEG comes from the coding sequence AAGCCCAGCCAGCGCCGCATCCTGGTGGCGATGAACGATCTGAATCTCGGCCCGGGGCGCAAGCACATCAAGTGCGCCAAGATCTGCGGCGACACGTCCGGCAACTACCACCCGCACGGCGAGGGCGTCATCTACCCCACCCTGGTCAACATGGCCCAGGAGTGGAAGATGCGCCACCCCCTCATCGACCCCCAGGGCAACTTCGGCTCGATCGGCGGCGACCCGCCCGCCCACATGCGCTACACCGAGGCGCGCATGACCGCCGCCGCGGTGGAGCTGCTGCAGGATCTCAACCTCGACACGGTGGACTTCCAGCCCAACTACGACGAGCGGCTGCAGGAGCCGCTGGTGCTTCCCGCGCGATTCCCCAACCTGCTGGTCAACGGGTCCAGCGGCATCGCGGTGGGCATGGCCTCGTCCATCCCGCCGCACAATCTGGGGGAGATCTGCGACGCCATCGTGGCGGTGATCGACAGGCCCGACATCTCCCTGCTCGACCTGCTGTCGATCGTGCCCGGGCCGGACTTCCCGACCGGGGGCGTGATCATGGGACGACGGGGGATCATGGAGGCGTACTCGCACGGACGAGGCCGCATCACCGTGCGCGGGCGCGTCCATGTCGAAAGCAACGGCGGGCGTGAGCAGATCGTCATCGACGAGATTCCCTATCAGGTGGTGCAGGGCACCCTGATGGAGAAGGCCACCGAGGTGGTCAAGGAAGGCCGGATCGCCGATGTATCCAACATCCGCGACGAATCCGGCCGCAAGCACCGCACCCGCATCGTGGTGGAACTCAAGCGCGGGGCCTCGCCCGAGGTGGTGGAGAAGCAGCTGTACGAACACACGCCGCTGCAATCCACGTTCTCGATCATCAACATCGCCATCGTCGATCACCAGCCGCGCACGCTCTCGCTCCGGCAGATGCTCGACGAGTACATCCGCCACCGCGCCGAGGTCATCACCCGGCGCACCCGCCACCTGCTGCAGCAGGCCAAGAAGCGGGCTCACGTGCTGGAGGGACTGATCTACGCGGTCTGCGACATTGACGAAGTGATCGCCATCATTCGCTCCAGCCAGACGCGCGAGGAGGCGATCGACAAACTGGCGGCCCGCCGCTTCCGCATCGCATCCGATCACGCCTACGCGCCCAAGATTCCCGTCCGGCTGATCGAGGCCGCGGCCCGTGGCGAGGGAGCACTGCTGACCCGCGTGCAGGCGGAGGCCATCGGCGCGCTGCGACTCATTCAACTGGTCGGCCTGGAGATCGACAAACTTACCGGCGAATACGCCAACCTGCTCGAGGAAATTGACGGCTACGAGCGCATTCTCGCCGACGAGCGCCTGGTGCGGAACATCATCCGTCAGGACGCCATCGACCTGAAGGCGAAGTACGCCACACCCCGGCAGACTCATATCGAGGACGCGGACGTCGAGGATTTCGACGTGGGCGACCTCATCACCCCCCACGAAGTCGTGGTGACGATCTCCCACGAGGGCTACGTGAAGCGGCTGCCCACCGACACCTACCGCGAGCAGGGACGCGGCGGGCGGGGGGTGAAGGCGTCGGACGCCCGCGACGGCGACTTCATCGAGCACCTCTTCGTCTCCTCCACCCACGACGACCTGCTGTGCTTCACCACCACGGGCCGGGTCTTCCGCATGAAGGTGTACCAGATCCCCGAGGGATCGCGCACCAGCCGGGGACGGGCCATCATCAACCTGCTCGACCTGCGCCCGGAGGAGAAGGTCTGCGCCTTCCTGCCCATTCGCGACTTCGAGAAGCGCGAGGACTTCCTGTTCTTCGCCACCGCGATGGGGCGCGTCAAGCGCACCGCCCTGGCGGACTACCGCAACGTCAACCGCTCGGGCATCATCGCGCTGAATCTCAACGAGGGCGATCACCTCGTGGACGTGATCCACACCAGCGGCTCCGATCACGTGCTGCTGGCCACCGCGCAGGGCATGGCCATCCGCTTCGATGAAAACGATGTTCGCGTCATGGGCCGCGCCGCCGCGGGCGTGTGGGGCATTGACCTTGCCGAGGGCGATACGGTGGTGGGGCTGGTGCCCGCCATCGACGGGACGGATCTGCTCACCGTCACCGAGAACGGCTATGGCAAGCGCACCGCCATGACGGAGTACCTCGTGCAGTCCGAGGACGGCTCCACCAGGCCCCAGAGCCGGGGCGGCAAGGGACGCATCGACATCCGCGCCAACGAGCGCAACGGACGCGTCGTCTCCATCCGCTGCGTGCGCGAGGGCGACAGCATCATGGTCATCTCCGAGGGCGGCATGATGGTCCGCATTCCCGCGTCAGACGTTTCCCGCATCGGGCGCAACACCCAGGGCGTGCGCGTGGTCAATCTGAAGGAAGGCGACCGCGTTGTCGCCACCGCCCGCGTGGCCGAGTCGGATTCGGAGGCCGAGGGGTGA
- a CDS encoding STAS domain-containing protein, with protein sequence MPINEWSDDILIAELSDEPSFSEEFNVLMKRLESRGSTPPDVIVDLKDVTFLNSSNIAQLLRLRQVLLNANRRLRICSARDPVWSMLLITGLDKVFDFVDDVATSLASLQIEEEVGEE encoded by the coding sequence ATGCCGATCAATGAATGGTCCGATGACATCCTGATCGCCGAACTGAGCGATGAGCCGAGTTTCTCGGAGGAGTTCAACGTCCTCATGAAGCGGCTGGAGAGTCGCGGTTCGACTCCCCCCGACGTGATCGTGGACCTGAAGGACGTCACCTTCCTCAATTCCTCCAACATCGCCCAGTTGCTGCGACTGCGGCAAGTGCTGCTCAACGCCAACCGGCGTCTTCGCATCTGCTCCGCCCGTGACCCGGTGTGGTCGATGCTGCTGATCACGGGACTGGACAAGGTCTTCGACTTCGTTGACGACGTGGCCACGTCGCTCGCATCGCTGCAGATCGAGGAGGAAGTGGGGGAAGAGTGA
- a CDS encoding biopolymer transporter ExbD, whose amino-acid sequence MTTPLPIRLRRPNEDVRIEVVPLIDVIFLVLTFFIYAMVLMIPARVLPMRLQPLTSGTRGEAAPAVTVSITRDGRIAVDRAPTTLDGLLTAVQAAVGDRQDTIVYIATEETPASGDPASVGGAGEATIDRLPMFIDLYARLARSGLNIRLVGRPTDVSPGD is encoded by the coding sequence ATGACGACGCCGCTCCCCATCCGCCTCCGCCGCCCCAACGAGGATGTCCGCATCGAGGTGGTGCCGCTCATCGACGTGATCTTTCTGGTGCTCACATTCTTCATCTACGCGATGGTGCTGATGATCCCCGCCAGGGTGCTGCCGATGCGTCTGCAGCCCCTCACCAGCGGTACGCGCGGCGAGGCGGCGCCCGCCGTGACGGTAAGCATCACGCGTGACGGGCGCATCGCCGTGGACCGTGCCCCCACCACGTTGGATGGTCTGCTCACAGCCGTGCAAGCGGCGGTCGGGGACAGGCAGGACACGATCGTGTATATCGCCACGGAGGAAACCCCCGCATCCGGCGATCCCGCATCCGTCGGCGGCGCTGGTGAGGCGACGATCGATCGGCTCCCCATGTTCATCGACCTGTACGCCCGGCTGGCGCGGTCGGGACTCAACATCCGGCTGGTGGGGAGACCGACGGACGTATCGCCCGGCGATTGA